A window of Nonomuraea angiospora genomic DNA:
TGGAGGCGCACCACTACGGCGACCTGGTGAAGAACGCGACCGTGGTGCTGTGCAGCGTGCGGCCGCGCTCGAAGTCGGCGGTGGACATCAAGAAGCTGGAGGCGCACTTCGCCGCCAGGTGCCGCGCGGTGGTCCGGGTGCCGTACGACCCGCATCTGGAGGAGGGCGCGGAGATCGACCTCGACCGGCTGCAGGAGCCGACCAGGGACTCCTACCTGCAGCTCGCCGCCTGCGTGGGCGACGGGTTCGCGGGCCTGCGCGAATGAGGTGAGTGAGCGGAGGGTGTGGGATTCGAACCCACGAGGCCATCGCTGACCTGGCCGCTTTCAAGGCGGCTGCACTCGTCCACTATGCGAACCCTCCTGTGCGGAAACCACGATAGCGGCTGCGGTGACAGGGGTGTACGTTCAGGAGGTGGCGGATCTCAACGTCGAGGTGGAGCGCGGCCGGTCGGCGGCGCTCGTCCGCCTCGACGGAGATCTCGACAAGCTCACCGCGCCGCAGCTCAAGGAGTGTCTGGGCAGGCTGCTCGCCGAAGGGCTCGTGCGGGTCGACATCGACGCGAAGGCGCTGGAGTTCTGCGACTCCAGCGGCCTGTGGGTGCTCGTGGAGCACCAGCGCCGGGTCTCCGCCCAGGCCGGCACGTTACGCCTGGTCGGGGTGCACGGGGTGCTTCAGCGCGTGCTCGACGTGACGGGCCTGAAGGCCGCCTTCGACGCCGTGCTCGCCACGGAACGCTGAGGACAGGTCAGCCGGCGAGCTGCGGTGAGCCCGCTCGTGGGCTCAGTCGGCCAGCTGCGAGAGCAGCCACTTCGGGCCCACGGTCTCGGCGCCCAGCTCGTGCACGCGTTCCTTCAGGGCTCGGTCAGCGGTGACGACGAGCACCCGTTCCCACGGCTTGGCCAGGCGCACCACATCGACGATCGCGTCGTCGCCGCTCCCGGTGGCCGCGACCACCTGGACCCCGGGCAGCTCCGGCGCGCTCCTGGCGGCGCCCTCCACGACCGCCACGACGCGCGGATACCACTGCGCCAGCACCGGATGCGTGAGCCTGAGCCGCGACACGGCCTCCAGCAGCCGGGTCGCCGCGCCCAGGCGGTCGCGCCACCAGCCGCGCTCGGCCCGCGCGCCCACGATGTTGGCCACGTCGAGCACGAGGGTCTCCGGCCTGATCTCCCCTTGAATGTCGTCCCAGGTGGCGGCGAAGCCGGGATGCAGCTTCCGCTCGGTCACCTTCGGCAGCGGGAGCCAGCGCATCTCGCTGCTCTCCGCGTTGGCGGGGGCGGCGGCCAGCAGCTCGGACGACGCGGCGATCACCGTCTCGAACGCCCACCCGCCGTGATCGTCGCGGTAGACGCCCTGCACCCGCAGCCCGTCGCCGGTGAGCGCCGCCTCCTCGCGGGCCTCCCGCAGCGCGGAGGTGACGGCGTCCTCGTGGCTGTCGCGCGCCCCGCCCGGCAGCCCCCAGGTGCCGCCGTGGTGGCTCCACCAGGAGCGTTTCTGCATGAGCACGTACGGCGTGCCGAGCTCGTCATGGTGGACGACGAGCAGCCCCGAGGCGCCGTGCAGCCCCCAGTGCCTGTGGCCTTGGGAGCACTCGATCCAGCCGTCGCCGTCCTTAGCCGCCATGGGGCGATTCTCTCAGCCTCCGCCCTTGCTGAAATGCTGCAGGTCCTTGGCTCCTGACCAGTAGCCGCCCCACTCCCAACCAACCTGGTCAAAGGCCTTAACTACCTTGTCACCAGGATTTATTACGCCCTTTCCCTTCATGGGGCGTTTTGTGAACTTTTTGGATGCTTGGTGTGCTGTGCTACCGCTTGCGGTGACATATGGGTTCTGTATGGGATTGACGTCTATCGCTTGTCCGTACGCGTGCTTGGACCAATGCGTGGACCCGGTCGCTTGACGGCAATTGAAGGCCGAGGTGTTGTTGGCCTCGATCGAGTCGAAGTCGTCGCCCTTGTACGCGTCCACCAGCTTCATCCGCTCGATCGGCCAGCGCCAGCCGTACAACTTCTTGAAGACCGTCACGATGTCGTCGGTGACCGCCTTGTTCACCACCAGCTGCCCGGTGTG
This region includes:
- a CDS encoding STAS domain-containing protein yields the protein MYVQEVADLNVEVERGRSAALVRLDGDLDKLTAPQLKECLGRLLAEGLVRVDIDAKALEFCDSSGLWVLVEHQRRVSAQAGTLRLVGVHGVLQRVLDVTGLKAAFDAVLATER
- a CDS encoding NUDIX hydrolase, with the protein product MAAKDGDGWIECSQGHRHWGLHGASGLLVVHHDELGTPYVLMQKRSWWSHHGGTWGLPGGARDSHEDAVTSALREAREEAALTGDGLRVQGVYRDDHGGWAFETVIAASSELLAAAPANAESSEMRWLPLPKVTERKLHPGFAATWDDIQGEIRPETLVLDVANIVGARAERGWWRDRLGAATRLLEAVSRLRLTHPVLAQWYPRVVAVVEGAARSAPELPGVQVVAATGSGDDAIVDVVRLAKPWERVLVVTADRALKERVHELGAETVGPKWLLSQLAD
- a CDS encoding M15 family metallopeptidase, yielding MKRAAAMAFVVLASVSCGTGKPAVTGSVSPETAPAFESLDSPTPSPSTTTGAPGSTAPPAFSAKVSRLSREQLPYSWRPGCPVHYRDLRLVTMTYWGFDDKPHTGQLVVNKAVTDDIVTVFKKLYGWRWPIERMKLVDAYKGDDFDSIEANNTSAFNCRQATGSTHWSKHAYGQAIDVNPIQNPYVTASGSTAHQASKKFTKRPMKGKGVINPGDKVVKAFDQVGWEWGGYWSGAKDLQHFSKGGG